The sequence below is a genomic window from Opitutia bacterium.
TCGGCTCCACGCCCGTCTACGACTACCAGCTGACCGACAGCAACGGCCGCCGCTTCGCCTACGTCGACACCAAGCGCCTCGTCCTCACCGAGAAGATCGAGAGCTACCTCGACCTGCAGGTCGTCATCACCGGCACGGTGCGAAACACCGTCGACGGCAAGGACCTCGTGGTCGCCGCCGAGTCGATCCAGCGCAAATAAGACTCGCGAAATCCCGGCTGACTCACGGAGCCGACTTGGCTTTCATTCCAGCGCTGTCATTGCGAGGAGCGTAGCGACGAAGCAATCCATCTGAATTCCAGCTGGATCGCCACGGCCCGCTGCGCGGGCCTCGCGACGACAAACCGCAGCACCCGCTGCCCCCTTTTTTCTCTCCCCATGGAAATCATCGACGGCAATCAGGTCGCGGCCGAAATCGTCGCGGAACTCAAAGCGGAAGTCGCCGGCTACACCGGCCGCAAGCCCTGCATCGCCCTCGTGCGTGTCGGCGACGATCCGGCGTCGATTTCCTACGTGAAGAAAAAGGAGAAGACCGCCGCCGAGATCGGCATCGAGAGCCGCCTCATCCTCCCGCCGGTCACGATCACGCAGGCCGAACTCTGCACCATCATCGACGGCCTCAACGCCGACGCCGGTGTCGACGGCATCCTCGTGCAATCGCCGCTGCCGAAGGGCATCGACGAGGTCGCGGTGTTCCGCCGCATCGCCGCCGAGAAGGACGTCGACGGTTTCCACACGCTCAATCTCGGCAAGCTCGCGCAAGAGGACGAGACGGGCTTCGTCGCTTGCACGCCCGCCGGCATCATGGAGCTGCTCCAGCGCGCGAAAGTTTCCCTCGCCGGCAAACACGTCGTCGTGCTCGGCCGCTCGCTCATCGTCGGCAAACCCGCCGCGTTGCTCGCCGTCCAGCGCAAGGCGTGGGCCAACGCCACGGTCACGATCTGCCACTCGCAAACCAAGGATCTGCCCGCCATCACGCGGCAGGCCGACGTCCTCATCGCCGCCATCGGCAAAGCCGAGTTCGTCACCGCCGACATGGTGAAGCCGGGCGTCGTCGTCATCGACGTCGGCGTCAACCGCGTGCCCGACGCCACGAAGAAGACCGGCTATCGCCTCACCGGCGACGTGCATTTCCCGACCGTTTCCCCGCTCTGTGCCAAGATCACGCCGGTTCCCGGCGGCGTCGGCCCGATGACCGTCGCGATGTTGATGAAGAACACGGTCAAGGCCTACCGGCAAAACCGCGCCGCCTGAGCCGCTCCGAGTAACTTCGGCGCGGGCTCGATGGATTCGGCTCGCCCAGCGCGCGGCTCGTTCGCCCGCTCCGCTGATCGATGGCGGTGACTCCCGCTCAGCGGACTGTGCGAAGCGGCCAGACGCACGCTGCGCCGCGCATGCACCCCTCGCCGCACGAGCAGTGAGCTGACCACGCTCACGCGAGTTGTCGGCCCCCGTCCCGCTTCGTTCGGCGGGAATTCGTCCCGCGCCATGCGGCCGTGTTGCCCTGCTCGACGCGGATGCGAGCGTTTTAGGACACTCATTGTTGAACGAGGTTTGGGACCACCGTGGACGCGGTTGGCACGCGTTCCTCATAGGAGAATCTTCCGCGCTCGAAGAAATTTGAGCCAATATCTGCGCACCAATCCACGCTGGCCCTTGCGCAATGCGCGCTCAGTCCGGCCCGCGCGTTCCGGATACCCTTTCACGCCAAAACTAACCGGCCGGTCCTAGCCCTATCGGACCGCTGGAGGCGGTGCGGGAAGGTCCGGATTGGCCGCCCCCGCCTATGCTACTCACGGAAGCCCGCCGAAAACTCGAGCGCAAGAAAGCCGCCGCCACCCCTCATCCCAGCGGCGACAAGCGACTCGTCATCCTCGACACCTTCATGAAGCGCCAGCAGTTCCGCGGCGACGCTCTCATCGAGGTCCTGCACAAGGCCCAGGAACTCTTCGGGTTCCTCGACGACGGCCTGCTGCTCTACATCGCGAAGTCGCTCAAGCTCCCGCCGAGCCGCGTCTACGGTGTCGCGACGTTCTATCACTTCTTCTCCCTGAAACCCCAGGGCGAGCACAACTGCGTCGTCTGCCTCGGCACCGCCTGCTACGTCAAGGGCGCCGACAAAATCATGGCCGCGCTCGAGAAGCGCACCGGCATCAAGAGCGGCGAGACCACGCCCGACAACAAGCTCTCGCTCGTCACCGCGCGCTGCATCGGCGCCTGCGGCATCGCGCCGGCCGTCGTCTACGACGGCACCGTCGCCGCGAAACAAACCCCCGACTCCGCGCTCGCCGCCGTCGAAAAACTTCTCACTGCCCCATGCAACTCGAAGACCTGAACGCTCTCGCCGAAAAGGAGCACGCGACGCGCAAGAAGACCTGCCTGCGCACCTGCATGTCCGCGGGCTGCCTCTCGTCGCAATCCGACAAGCTCAAGAAGAACCTCGACGCCGCCGTCACCGCCGCCGGTCTGACGAAGGACGTCGAAGTCCGCCGCGTCGGCTGCATGGGCTTCTGCGGCCAGGGCCCGCTCGTCGCCGTCGACCAGCCCGACGGCCACAGCAAACTCTACGAACACCTCACGCCCGACGACGCCACCAAGCTCGTCGGCGAAATCCAAGGCCAGCCCTCCGGCCTGCCCTTCGGTGACGAGAAACACCCATTCTTCGCCCGCCAGATGCGCATCGTCCGCGCGAACGGCGGCGTCATCGACCCCGAGCGGATCGAAGCTTACATCGAAGCCGGCGGCTACCGCGCGTTGCTCCAGGTTCTCACCGAGAACACGCCCGCCGGCGTCGTTGAAGCGATCACCAAGAGCGGTCTCCGCGGCCGCGGCGGCGCGGGTTACCCGACCGGCCTGAAATGGGCGACCGTCGCCCGCGCAGCCGGCCCGAAGAAATACGTCGTCTGCAACGGCGACGAAGGCGACCCGGGCGCGTTCATGGACCGCTCGATTCTCGAGAGCGATCCGCACCTCGTGCTCGAGGGCATGGCCATCGCCGCCTACGCCACCGGCGCCGACCAAGGCTTCCTCTACGTGCGCGCCGAATACCCGCTCGCGATCAGCCGCCTCAACCTCGCGATCAAGCAGGCCAAGGCCATCGGCATCCTCGGCGCGAACATCTTCGAGACGCCGTTCTCGTTCAACGTCGAGGTCCGCATCGGCGCCGGCGCCTTCGTCTGCGGCGAGGAAACCGCGCTCATGGCCTCGATCGAGGGCAAGCGTGGCCAGCCGCGCCCGCGCCCGCCCTTCCCCGCCGAGTCCGGCCTCTGGGGCAAGCCGACGCTCCTGAACAACGTCGAGACCTTCGCCAACATCGTGCCGATCATCCAGCGCGGCGCCGAGTGGTATGCCTCCATCGGCACCGAGAAGAGCAAGGGCACGAAAGTCTTCGCTCTCACCGGCAAGGTGAAGA
It includes:
- the folD gene encoding bifunctional methylenetetrahydrofolate dehydrogenase/methenyltetrahydrofolate cyclohydrolase FolD: MEIIDGNQVAAEIVAELKAEVAGYTGRKPCIALVRVGDDPASISYVKKKEKTAAEIGIESRLILPPVTITQAELCTIIDGLNADAGVDGILVQSPLPKGIDEVAVFRRIAAEKDVDGFHTLNLGKLAQEDETGFVACTPAGIMELLQRAKVSLAGKHVVVLGRSLIVGKPAALLAVQRKAWANATVTICHSQTKDLPAITRQADVLIAAIGKAEFVTADMVKPGVVVIDVGVNRVPDATKKTGYRLTGDVHFPTVSPLCAKITPVPGGVGPMTVAMLMKNTVKAYRQNRAA
- the hoxE gene encoding bidirectional hydrogenase complex protein HoxE, which produces MLLTEARRKLERKKAAATPHPSGDKRLVILDTFMKRQQFRGDALIEVLHKAQELFGFLDDGLLLYIAKSLKLPPSRVYGVATFYHFFSLKPQGEHNCVVCLGTACYVKGADKIMAALEKRTGIKSGETTPDNKLSLVTARCIGACGIAPAVVYDGTVAAKQTPDSALAAVEKLLTAPCNSKT
- a CDS encoding SLBB domain-containing protein is translated as MQLEDLNALAEKEHATRKKTCLRTCMSAGCLSSQSDKLKKNLDAAVTAAGLTKDVEVRRVGCMGFCGQGPLVAVDQPDGHSKLYEHLTPDDATKLVGEIQGQPSGLPFGDEKHPFFARQMRIVRANGGVIDPERIEAYIEAGGYRALLQVLTENTPAGVVEAITKSGLRGRGGAGYPTGLKWATVARAAGPKKYVVCNGDEGDPGAFMDRSILESDPHLVLEGMAIAAYATGADQGFLYVRAEYPLAISRLNLAIKQAKAIGILGANIFETPFSFNVEVRIGAGAFVCGEETALMASIEGKRGQPRPRPPFPAESGLWGKPTLLNNVETFANIVPIIQRGAEWYASIGTEKSKGTKVFALTGKVKNNGLIEVPMGITLREIVEELGGGAPDGHEIKAVQTGGPSGGCIPQQHLDTPVDYDSLGQLGSIMGSGGMVVMDDTTNMVEIARFYMEFCRDESCGKCIPCRAGTVQMHQLLNKIIERRATAEDLKQLEELCDMVRQTSLCGLGQTAPNPVLSTLRFFRHEYEELLQPETAPHAPHSNHS